The Leifsonia sp. 1010 genomic sequence GTAAGCGGTCGCGACGTCGTGGTAGCCGTCCTCCATGACGGCTCCAACACGCATGAACACGTTGATCTTGCCCGGGGCGCGAACATGCACGCCGTCGACGTCCCACGCGTCCACCATGCCTCCAACCTACACACACCGGAACGTCCACGCTGGGCACGGCCTGAGCGTCTGTTCGCGTCGCGGGCGGCGCCGGGCCAGCCCCCGGGCCGCGCCGGACCGCGCCGGACCGCGCCGGACCGCGCCGGGCAGGCTCGGGGTGCGTCAGGTTACGTCGGGCCGCGCCGGGCAGGCCCGGGCTGCGTCAGGTTACGTCGAGCCGCGCCGGGCAGGCCCGGGCTGCGTCAGGTTACGTCGAGCCGCGCCGGGCAGGCCCGGGCTGCGTCAGGTTACGTCGGGCCGCGCCGGGCCGTCGGGCGGCGCAGGTCGGCACCATGGCGGTCACCATGAGGTCGCGACCACCGGCCGCTAAGACCGCGCGTCGGTGGACGGGCGCTGCAGCCGCGGGAGGCCGCCGCGTGGATGCCGCCGCGTGGATGCCGGCGCCGGGAGGCCGCCACGGAGATGCCGCCGCCGGGATGCCACCGCGTGGATGCCGCCGCGTGGATGCCGCCGCCGCTACTCCGCGCCGGCCGCCGCCAGGCGCGCGAAGTCGCTCAGGGCGAGCTGTTCACCGCGCAGGGACGGGGAGATCCCCGCCGCCAGCAGAGCCGCCTCCGCCGACGCGGGGTCGCCGTAGACGGGGGCGAGGGCCTGGCGGAGGGTCTTGCGGCGCTGCTGGAAGGCCGCGTCGACGAGGGCGAAGGTGCGCAGGCGGAGCTGCTCGTCGCCGGGCGGGTCGTCGCGGCGTTCGAACGCGACGAGGACGGAGTCGACATTCGGCACCGGCCAGAAGATCTGGCGGCTGACGGAACCGGCGGTGCGCCAGGTGCCGTACCAGGCGGCTTTCACGCTCGGGGCGCCGTAGACCTTCGAGCCGGGCTGTGCCGCGATCCGGTGACCGACCTCGGCCTGGACCATGACGACACCGGAGCGGAGGGTCGGGAAGTGCTCGAGGAAGTGCAGCAGCACGGGCACGGAGACGTTATACGGGAGGTTCGCGACCAGGCGCACCGGATCGACCGGCAGCTCGGTGATGGCAAGCGCGTCGCGATGCACCACGGTCAGGTGCGGTGCTGCGTCCGGCGCCAGCTGGGCGACCGTCGTGGGCAGCTGCGCGGCGAGACGGCCGTCGATCTCGACGGCCACCACGTCGGCTCCGGCCTCCAGCAGGCCGAGGGTGAGGGATCCGAGGCCCGGCCCGATCTCCACGACGCTGTCGCCGGCCTGCACCTCCGCGACGCGGACGATCCGGCGGACGGTGTTGGCGTCGATCACGAAGTTCTGCCCGAGCTTCTTCGTCGGGGTGACGTCGAGCAGCTCCGCCAGGTCGCGGATCTCCGCGGGGCCGAGCAGCCGCAGCTCGCTCACGCGATGATCCCGATGGGGCGGGTCGGCGGCGGGCCGACGGGCTCGCTGTCCCACCGGCCGTAGACGAGCTCGGTGTTGGAGTTGATCTGTGCCGCGAGGGTCGAGGCGTCCGTTCCCATCACCTCGGCCATCGCCCGAAGGGTGTGCGGGATGAGGTAGGGCGCGTTCGGGCGGCCACGGAACGGCATCGGCGTGAGGAAGGGGGCGTCCGTCTCCACCATGACCAGGTGGCGCGGGGCCGCCTCCAGGGCGGCACGGAGGTTGGGCGCGTTCTTGAAGGTGACGTTGCCCGCGAACGACATGTACCAGCCGTTCTCGGCGCAGATGCGGGCCAGCTCGACATCGCCCGAGAAGCAGTGGAACACCGTCCGCTCGGGGGCTCCTACTCGCTTCAGCGTGGCGACGACGGCCGCGTGCGCGTCGCGGTCGTGGATCTGCAGCGCGATGTCGTTCTGCTTCGCGATCTCGATGTGGGCCTCGAACGAGCGGAACTGCGCATCGCGCCGCGGACCCTCCTCCGTGCGGAAGAAGTCGAGGCCGGTCTCGCCGACGGCGCGGACCCGGGGCCGGCCTGCGAGTTCGGCGATCACGGCGAGGGCGTCATCCAGCTCTCCGCGCTCGTCGTAGTCCGGTGCGTCGTTCGGGTGCAGCGCGACAGCCGCCAGCATCCGCGGCTCGACGGCCGCCGTCTCGGCCGACCAGCGGGACGTCTCGACGTCGTTGCCCACCTGCACGACGCCGCGCACGCCGACGCTCGACGCCCGGTCGAGCTGCTCGCGGTAGTCGAGCGGCTGCTCGCCGTCGGCGATCTCCAGGTGCGTGTGGTTGTCGTAGACGGGAACGGTCAGCGCCTCGGGCAGCGGAGGGTAGCTGAGGTCGCGGCCGTCGGTGACGTGCCGCTGCCGGACGAACGACGGGTCCGTCATACCGCGGCGACCGCCTCCGCGTCGATCCGCGGGAACAGCGCCTCGAGACCGTTGACCTCGGTGCCCGCGGGCAGCTGACCCCAGTCGCCCGCCGTCCGGAGCGGCTGCGCATCGAGGGCGCCCAGCTCGCCGGAGACGCCGAGCGACTCCCACAGCTTGCCGGTCGCCGCCGGGATCACCGGCGACAGCAGCACGGCGAGGGACCGCAGCCCTTCGGCCGCCGTGTACAGCACGGTGCCGAGGCGCTCGCGCTTGGCCTCGTCCTTCGCCAGGGACCACGGCTCCTGCTCGGTGATGTAGCCGTTGAGCTCGTCGACGATCCGCCAGATCGCCGTCAGGGCGTCGTGGATCGCCAGCCGCGAGATCGCCGCGTCGGCGTCGGCAGCCGCGGTGCGAACGACCTCCTGCACGTGCAGGTCGACCTCCTGGTACTCGCCCGCCGGCGGCACGATGCCCTCGAAGTACCGCGTCACCATCGCGATCACGCGCGACGCCAAGTTGCCGAAACCGTTGGCGAGCTCGGCCTGATACCTGGCCGCCAGATCCTCCCAGCTGAACGAGCCGTCCTGCCCGAAGTTGATGGCGCGCATGAAGTAGTAGCGGAACGCGTCGGAGCCGAACGTGTCGGTGATCTGCGTCGGCGCGATGCCCGTCAGCTTGGACTTGGACATCTTCTCGCCGCCCACGAGGAGCCAGCCGTGACCGAACACGCGCTTCGGCACCTCGAGACCCGCCGCCATCAGCATGGCGGGCCAGATGACCGCGTGGAATCGCAGGATGTCTTTGCCGACCAGGTGGTTCGCGGGCCAACGGCGGGCGAACTCCTCGTCGTCCTGTCCGTAGCCGACGGCGGTGATGTAGTTGAGCAGGGCGTCGAACCAGACGTAGACGACGTGCGACTCGTCCCACGGCACCTTGATGCCCCAGTCGAAGCTCGATCGCGAGATGGACAGGTCGCTCAGCCCCTGGCGCACGAAGCTGACGACCTCGTTGCGGGCCGACTCGGGCTGCACGAAGTCCGGGCGCTCCTCGTAGAGCGACAGCAGCCGGTCGGCGAACTGGCTCATCCGGAAGAAGTAGTTCTTCTCCTGCAGCAGTTCCAGCGGCTTCGAGTGGATGGCGCAGACCTTCTGACCCTCGTACTCCCCCGTGCCGTCGACGATCTCGCTCTGCGGCTTGAACTCCTCGCACCCCACGCAGTAGAGGGCCTCGTACTCGCCGGCGTAGATGTAGCCGTCGTCGTAGAGCTTCTGCAGGAACTTCTGGACGTTGACCTCGTGCCGCTCATCGGTGGTGCGGATGAAGTCGTCGTTGGCGATGTCGACGGTGTCGAGGAGGGGCAGCCACTCCTCGGTGACCAGCTTGTCGGCCCACTGCTTCGGCGTCGTGCCGTTGGCGGTCGCCGTGCGCAGGATCTTCTGCCCGTGCTCGTCGGTGCCGGTGAGCAGCCAGGTGTCGTCGCCGGCCTGGCGGTGCCAGCGGGCGAGGACGTCGGCGGCGACCTCCGTGTAGGCATGCCCGATGTGCGGGACATCATTCACGTAGAAGATCGGCGTGGTGATGTAGAAGGAAGAGCCGTCGGACATGGTGACTATCCTACGGGCGCAGGAGCACGCGATCCGGTGTGTTACTCCGCCTGTGGAGAACGGGTTGTGCTGTGGGGAACGAGCGCCGTGGACGGACTCGTCAGCCGCGGCGCTCGAGCGCCGCCTGGTAGAGGTCGCGCTTCCCGAGGCCCATCGCCTCGGCGACCTCGGCCGCCGCATCCTTCAGCCGCGTGCCCGAGCTGACCAGCGCGAGCACCTGCTGCACCGCCGCCTCGGGGTCCGCCGCTCGCGCCGGAGCCCCGGCGACGACGACGACGATCTCCCCGCGCACGCCCTCCGCGGCCCAGGCGGCCAGTTCCGCCGCGGTGCCTCGACGCACCTCCTCGTAGAGCTTCGTCAACTCGCGGCAGACGACGACGCGCCGGTCGTCGCCGAGCGCCGTCGCGATGTCGCCGAGGGAGGCGGCGAGCCGGTTCGGCGACTCGAAGAACACCATGGTCCGCGGCTCGGAGGCGACCGCCCGCAGGGTGGACAGCCGCTCCCCCTGCTTGCGCGGCAGGAAGCCCTCGAAGGTGAAGCGGTCGGTCGGGAGGCCGGAGACGGCGAGCGCGGTCAGCACCGCCGACGGCCCGGGCAGCGCCGTCACGCCCACCCCCGCCGCCGCTGCCGCCTCGACCAGGTGGAATCCGGGGTCGGACACCGTGGGCATCCCGGCGTCGGAGAGCAGCACCACATCCTGATCGCGCGCCAGCTCCACGAGCTCCGCCGCCCGATCCCGCTCGTTGTGGTCGTGCAGGGCGATCAACCGGGGGCGGTTCTCGATGCCGAGCCCCGCCAGCAGCCGCTGGGCGACCCGCGTGTCCTCCGCCGCCACGACCGTCGCCTCGGACAGCACCTCCACCAGCCGCCGGGACGCGTCGCCGAGATTGCCGATCGGGGTCGCGGCGAGGATGATCATGGCTTCTAGTGTGGCAGTCGAAAGGCGACACCGAGCCTCCGCCCCTAGCATGGCTGGGTGACCTCTGCTCCTCCGACCGACCTCCCGGCCGCGCACGTCGCCGCGGTCCCCGTCGGCACGCGCCTCGACGACTGGTGGGCGCGCGTCCTCGGAACACCAGCCCGCCTGCGGCTGTGGATGTGGGGCGCGCCCGTCGCGGTGACCCTGCTCGCCGCCGTGCTGCGACTGTGGAACCTGGGTCAACCGCACGCGCTCGTGTTCGACGAGACCTTCTACGTGAAGGACTCCTGGAGCCTGTGGAACCTCGGCTACGAGGGCAGCTGGCCCGACAAGGCCGACCCGCGATTCGCCGCCGGCCAGACGCAGATCTTCGACGCGGATCCGTCGTTCGTCGCGCATCCACCGCTCGGCAAGTGGCTGATCGGGCTCGGGATGGCGGCCACCGGCCCGGCGAACTCGTTCGGCTGGCGGGTGTCCACCGCGATCGCCGGGACGATCGCCGTGCTGCTCGTCTTCCTCATCGCGCGCACCCTGTTCCGCTCCACGATGCTCGCCACGATCGCCGGCTTCCTGTTCGCGATCGACGGTCACGCCATCGTGATGAGCCGCGTCGCTCTCCTCGACAACTTCGTGATGTTCTTCGCGCTGCTGGCGTTCTGCTGCATCCTGCTCGACCGGCGCTGGGCGGCCGACCGGCTGGCGGCGAAGGTCGCGGCCGCCCGGTCGGCGGGTCGCGATCCTGCGTGGGGGCCCGTGCTGTGGTGGCGTCCGTGGCTGATCGCCGCGGGCATCCTCTGCGGGCTGTGCGCCGGGGTCAAGTGGACCGGGTTCTACTTCCTCGCCTTCTTCGCCGTGTACACCGTGGTTGTGGATGCGGTGGCCCGCCGCCGGGAGAGGCTGCCGTTCTACGCGAGCGGCGCCCTGCTCAAGCAGGCACCGGCGACCTTCGTCCTCATGGTCCCCCTCGCGTTCGTCACGTATGTCGCGACCTGGACGGGCTGGATCCTGTCGAGCAACGGCTACTACCGACACTGGGCCGAAGCCGCGCACGCGCAGTGGACAGGCGCCTTCAGCTGGGTGCCGCTGTGGGTGCAGAACCTCTGGTACTACCAGACGCAGATGTACGACTACAGCATCAACCTGCACACCCCGCACCCCTACCAGTCGAACCCGCTGACGTGGACCCTGATGCTGCGGCCGACCAGCATGTACTACGTCGGGACGACGAAAGGGCAGGCGGGCTGCCAGTGGGACTCCTGCTCGGCGGCGATCACCTCGCTCGGCAACCCGCTCATCTGGTGGGCGGGCACGGCGGCCATCCTGTTCCTGGTGTACTGGCTGATCCGCTACCGCGACTGGCGAATCGGCCTCATCCTGACCGGATTGGCGGCGGGCTACCTGCCGTGGTGGCTCTACATGGGCCGGACGATCTTCACCTTCTACTCGATCGCCTTCGAGCCGTACCTCATCCTCGCGCTCACGGCGGCCGTCGCGATCGTGCTCGGGAAACGCACCGATCCGGAGCCGCGACGGCGCCGCGGCATTCTCTGGACCGGCGTCTTCCTGGCCGCCTGCACCCTGGTGAGCGCGTTCTTCTGGCCGATCTGGACGGGCCAGCAGGTGCCGTTCTGGTTCTGGCAGATCCACATGTGGCTGCCCAGTTGGGTGTAGCTGCGGACCTGTGCGGTGTCGGAGGCCGGTGGTAGACCGAGTGGTATGACCGATGCGGAACAGCCCCTCGACCTCGTCCCCCTTCCCGGAAGCGAACGGCCGGAACGTCCGGGCTTCCGCGCGCACGGCGGCCTCGCGCCCGACTCCCGGGTGGATGCGACGCTCGTCCTGCGCCGCCGCGCCGCACTCCCGCAGAGCGCCTTCGCCGAGCCGTTGAGCCGCGACGAGCTCGCGGAACGCTACGGCGCGTCGCCTGAGGACGTCGAGCTGGTGCGCAGCACGCTCGAAGGCCTGGGGCTGACGGTCGACGAGGTGGATGCGGGCGCGCGTCGCGTCCGCATCTCCGGTCCCGTTCAGACCGTCGCCCGAGTGTTCGGCACCGACCTCGCCGAGTCGAGCGCCGAAGACGCGGGCGAGGGCGCGACCGTCTACCGGCAGCGGACCGGCGGGCTCAGCATCCCGGCCGCGCTCGCCGGCGTGGTGACCGCCGTCCTCGGTCTCGACGACCGGCCCCAGGCGCGGGCGCAGTACCGCTACGTCCCCGCGGCCGCGGTCAACACGAGCTACACACCGCCGCAGCTCGGCACGGTCTACGCGTTCCCCGACGGCACCGACGGGAGCGGGCAGACCATCGCCATCATCGAACTGGGCGGCGGCTACGTGCAGGAGGACCTCGACGTGTACTTCGCCGGTCTCGGCATCCCGACGCCGAGCGTGCGCGCGGTCGGGGTCGACGGCGGCTCGAACGCGCCGGACGGCAACCCGAACGGCGCCGACGGCGAGGTCATGCTCGACATCGAGGTGGCGGGCGCGCTGGCCCCCAAGGCCGAGATCGTCGTCTACTTCGCGCCCAACACCGACGCCGGCTTCCTGGATGCGGTGACCACCGCCGCGCACGCCGACCCCACCCCCGCGGCGATCAGCATCAGCTGGGGTCAGTCGGAGGACGGCTGGACGGCGCAGGCGCGCACGGCATTCGATGAGGCCCTGCAGGACGCCGCCGCCCTCGGCGTGACGACCACCGCGGCTGCGGGCGACGACGGGAGCAGCGACCGGGTCGGCGACGGCCGGCCGCACGTCGATTTCCCGGCCTCCTCGCCGCATGCGCTCGCCTGCGGAGGCACGCGGCTCGAGGCGGACACCTCGACCGGCACCGTGCGCTCGGAGATCGTCTGGAACAACGGCACGGGCGGCGGCGCGACCGGCGGCGGCGTCAGCGCGGTCTTCCCGCTGCCCTCATGGCAGGCGGGCGTCGGGGTGCCGTCGGGTGCGGACGGGACCGACGCCGGCGGCTCGGCCAACGGCCCGGGCGGACGCGGGGTG encodes the following:
- the rsmA gene encoding 16S rRNA (adenine(1518)-N(6)/adenine(1519)-N(6))-dimethyltransferase RsmA, with the protein product MSELRLLGPAEIRDLAELLDVTPTKKLGQNFVIDANTVRRIVRVAEVQAGDSVVEIGPGLGSLTLGLLEAGADVVAVEIDGRLAAQLPTTVAQLAPDAAPHLTVVHRDALAITELPVDPVRLVANLPYNVSVPVLLHFLEHFPTLRSGVVMVQAEVGHRIAAQPGSKVYGAPSVKAAWYGTWRTAGSVSRQIFWPVPNVDSVLVAFERRDDPPGDEQLRLRTFALVDAAFQQRRKTLRQALAPVYGDPASAEAALLAAGISPSLRGEQLALSDFARLAAAGAE
- a CDS encoding TatD family hydrolase; this encodes MTDPSFVRQRHVTDGRDLSYPPLPEALTVPVYDNHTHLEIADGEQPLDYREQLDRASSVGVRGVVQVGNDVETSRWSAETAAVEPRMLAAVALHPNDAPDYDERGELDDALAVIAELAGRPRVRAVGETGLDFFRTEEGPRRDAQFRSFEAHIEIAKQNDIALQIHDRDAHAAVVATLKRVGAPERTVFHCFSGDVELARICAENGWYMSFAGNVTFKNAPNLRAALEAAPRHLVMVETDAPFLTPMPFRGRPNAPYLIPHTLRAMAEVMGTDASTLAAQINSNTELVYGRWDSEPVGPPPTRPIGIIA
- the metG gene encoding methionine--tRNA ligase, which encodes MSDGSSFYITTPIFYVNDVPHIGHAYTEVAADVLARWHRQAGDDTWLLTGTDEHGQKILRTATANGTTPKQWADKLVTEEWLPLLDTVDIANDDFIRTTDERHEVNVQKFLQKLYDDGYIYAGEYEALYCVGCEEFKPQSEIVDGTGEYEGQKVCAIHSKPLELLQEKNYFFRMSQFADRLLSLYEERPDFVQPESARNEVVSFVRQGLSDLSISRSSFDWGIKVPWDESHVVYVWFDALLNYITAVGYGQDDEEFARRWPANHLVGKDILRFHAVIWPAMLMAAGLEVPKRVFGHGWLLVGGEKMSKSKLTGIAPTQITDTFGSDAFRYYFMRAINFGQDGSFSWEDLAARYQAELANGFGNLASRVIAMVTRYFEGIVPPAGEYQEVDLHVQEVVRTAAADADAAISRLAIHDALTAIWRIVDELNGYITEQEPWSLAKDEAKRERLGTVLYTAAEGLRSLAVLLSPVIPAATGKLWESLGVSGELGALDAQPLRTAGDWGQLPAGTEVNGLEALFPRIDAEAVAAV
- the rsmI gene encoding 16S rRNA (cytidine(1402)-2'-O)-methyltransferase, with translation MIILAATPIGNLGDASRRLVEVLSEATVVAAEDTRVAQRLLAGLGIENRPRLIALHDHNERDRAAELVELARDQDVVLLSDAGMPTVSDPGFHLVEAAAAAGVGVTALPGPSAVLTALAVSGLPTDRFTFEGFLPRKQGERLSTLRAVASEPRTMVFFESPNRLAASLGDIATALGDDRRVVVCRELTKLYEEVRRGTAAELAAWAAEGVRGEIVVVVAGAPARAADPEAAVQQVLALVSSGTRLKDAAAEVAEAMGLGKRDLYQAALERRG
- a CDS encoding phospholipid carrier-dependent glycosyltransferase is translated as MTSAPPTDLPAAHVAAVPVGTRLDDWWARVLGTPARLRLWMWGAPVAVTLLAAVLRLWNLGQPHALVFDETFYVKDSWSLWNLGYEGSWPDKADPRFAAGQTQIFDADPSFVAHPPLGKWLIGLGMAATGPANSFGWRVSTAIAGTIAVLLVFLIARTLFRSTMLATIAGFLFAIDGHAIVMSRVALLDNFVMFFALLAFCCILLDRRWAADRLAAKVAAARSAGRDPAWGPVLWWRPWLIAAGILCGLCAGVKWTGFYFLAFFAVYTVVVDAVARRRERLPFYASGALLKQAPATFVLMVPLAFVTYVATWTGWILSSNGYYRHWAEAAHAQWTGAFSWVPLWVQNLWYYQTQMYDYSINLHTPHPYQSNPLTWTLMLRPTSMYYVGTTKGQAGCQWDSCSAAITSLGNPLIWWAGTAAILFLVYWLIRYRDWRIGLILTGLAAGYLPWWLYMGRTIFTFYSIAFEPYLILALTAAVAIVLGKRTDPEPRRRRGILWTGVFLAACTLVSAFFWPIWTGQQVPFWFWQIHMWLPSWV
- a CDS encoding S53 family peptidase, whose product is MTDAEQPLDLVPLPGSERPERPGFRAHGGLAPDSRVDATLVLRRRAALPQSAFAEPLSRDELAERYGASPEDVELVRSTLEGLGLTVDEVDAGARRVRISGPVQTVARVFGTDLAESSAEDAGEGATVYRQRTGGLSIPAALAGVVTAVLGLDDRPQARAQYRYVPAAAVNTSYTPPQLGTVYAFPDGTDGSGQTIAIIELGGGYVQEDLDVYFAGLGIPTPSVRAVGVDGGSNAPDGNPNGADGEVMLDIEVAGALAPKAEIVVYFAPNTDAGFLDAVTTAAHADPTPAAISISWGQSEDGWTAQARTAFDEALQDAAALGVTTTAAAGDDGSSDRVGDGRPHVDFPASSPHALACGGTRLEADTSTGTVRSEIVWNNGTGGGATGGGVSAVFPLPSWQAGVGVPSGADGTDAGGSANGPGGRGVPDVSAVADPQTGYRIRVDGQDTVIGGTSAVSPLWAALVARLVQSTGKPLGLLQPRLYDSVPAGQVADGFRDITTGDNGAYRATAGWDACTGLGVPDGTRLLSSL